A single region of the Acidimicrobiales bacterium genome encodes:
- a CDS encoding DUF4031 domain-containing protein — protein sequence MAILVDDARWEWRGLRWAHLVSDRSRDELHEFARSIGKRRLGFQGDHYDVDSIDRDRALAGGAVAVDSRELVRRLRDAGLRDRNAKPRWQRLATWAPGVAMTDGPVDLRRRSEILAVDTTSAAVALFADPHQRVLLCDFPDSVVVPAGAASMATGPRADGSWSIELYSGSTGAPGR from the coding sequence GTGGCAATCCTCGTTGACGACGCTCGGTGGGAATGGCGCGGACTGCGATGGGCCCACCTCGTGAGTGATCGTTCCCGGGACGAGCTCCACGAGTTCGCCCGTTCGATCGGGAAACGACGGCTCGGATTCCAGGGCGACCACTACGACGTGGATTCGATCGACCGGGATCGGGCCCTCGCCGGCGGTGCCGTCGCCGTCGACAGCCGTGAGCTCGTTCGGCGTCTGCGCGACGCCGGATTGCGTGACCGCAATGCAAAACCGCGATGGCAGCGGCTGGCCACCTGGGCTCCGGGCGTTGCGATGACCGACGGGCCGGTCGACCTTCGTCGCCGGTCCGAGATCCTCGCGGTCGACACGACGAGCGCCGCAGTCGCGCTCTTCGCCGATCCGCATCAGCGGGTGTTGCTGTGCGACTTCCCGGACTCGGTCGTGGTGCCGGCCGGGGCCGCGTCGATGGCCACCGGCCCCCGGGCCGACGGGTCCTGGAGCATCGAGCTCTATTCCGGCTCGACCGGCGCACCGGGCCGGTAG
- a CDS encoding aspartate kinase, protein MALYVQKFGGTSVGDPDRIRAVADHVARCRKKGDQVVLVVSAMGKETDELLRLAEQVSKTKPGREMDMLITGGERKACALVSMALHDLGIESDSFTGSQAGFLTDSTHRNAKILDVNPHRIKDALDAGKVPVVGGSQGVSTDNDVTFFGRGGSDTTAVALAHALGAEACELYTDVPGVFTTDPRVVADARQLHHVSFDELLEMTATGCPKPAMRSVELARSHGVKLHVRSAFSWVPGTWVTEEASMERAIISAVTHDTSEAKMTVSGVSDRPGVAALLFRTLADAEVNVDMIVQNVSDEGRTDISFTLPHEQIEAATNALRSIKDELGSDDVVADDAIARVSLIGAGMQTNPGVAATMFETLAASEINIEMISTSAIRISCVVRESAVEDAVIALHAAFQLDKAAEDRDDV, encoded by the coding sequence GTGGCCCTCTACGTGCAGAAGTTCGGCGGCACCTCCGTCGGCGATCCCGATCGCATCAGGGCCGTGGCCGACCACGTCGCCCGCTGTCGCAAGAAGGGCGACCAGGTCGTGTTGGTCGTCTCCGCGATGGGCAAGGAGACCGACGAGCTGCTCCGATTGGCCGAACAGGTGTCGAAGACCAAGCCCGGTCGCGAGATGGACATGCTCATCACCGGCGGCGAACGCAAGGCGTGCGCCCTCGTGTCGATGGCGCTGCACGACCTCGGGATCGAGAGCGATTCGTTCACCGGTAGTCAGGCCGGATTCCTCACGGACTCGACGCATCGCAACGCGAAGATCCTCGACGTCAACCCCCACCGCATCAAGGACGCACTCGACGCCGGCAAGGTCCCCGTGGTCGGTGGTTCACAGGGTGTGTCGACCGACAACGACGTCACTTTCTTCGGTCGTGGCGGTTCCGACACCACCGCGGTTGCGCTGGCGCATGCGCTCGGCGCCGAGGCGTGCGAGCTGTACACCGACGTGCCCGGCGTGTTCACCACCGACCCGCGGGTGGTCGCCGATGCCCGCCAGTTGCATCATGTCTCATTCGACGAACTGCTCGAGATGACCGCCACCGGTTGTCCGAAACCGGCCATGCGGTCGGTCGAGCTCGCCCGTTCCCACGGAGTGAAGCTGCACGTCCGCAGCGCATTCTCGTGGGTGCCGGGAACCTGGGTCACCGAGGAGGCCTCCATGGAACGCGCCATCATCTCTGCGGTCACGCACGACACTTCCGAGGCCAAGATGACGGTCTCCGGGGTGAGTGACCGGCCGGGCGTCGCCGCGCTGCTTTTCCGCACGCTGGCCGACGCCGAGGTGAACGTCGACATGATCGTGCAGAACGTGTCGGACGAGGGTCGCACCGACATCAGCTTCACCCTGCCGCACGAACAGATCGAGGCCGCCACGAATGCGCTGCGTTCGATCAAGGACGAGCTCGGGTCCGACGACGTCGTGGCCGACGACGCCATCGCCCGGGTGAGCCTGATCGGCGCCGGGATGCAGACCAACCCGGGCGTTGCCGCCACGATGTTCGAGACACTGGCCGCGAGCGAGATCAACATCGAGATGATCTCCACCTCGGCCATTCGCATCTCCTGCGTGGTGCGAGAGAGTGCCGTCGAGGATGCCGTCATTGCCCTCCACGCCGCTTTCCAGCTCGACAAGGCGGCCGAAGACCGCGACGACGTCTGA
- a CDS encoding ABC transporter ATP-binding protein — translation MNRIVRDQLVDTIRPYRGRIALATALSIVQALALLPIPLLLGYAFDTALPDERKGLVLGLAAGVSAAVLVSGAASVVSMYFQIGTATRIGQDLRGALIRRLFDAPRTMFDRSLVGDIHDRVVTDSLRAVEMFGAALNKLVPDIVITVGVAIILAILDVQLALVTLGFLPLVLLVSRFMIARQTPATRHYHQVFREFSTRVMRITRSQDLIRVTGSEGRELTAGDQELAMLTGAHSRFEFIAAAHRAAQQSIIGLAGAALLVAGGAAVIDTSMTLGELLAFYAAFAMLRGPAGRSAGAYSELISGWHAYQRVIDFLHDPSSRPYHGTRAADAGDEFSFHDVSFGYTDDTQVVDRLSFTMTPGSVTALIGPNGSGKSTVVSLLLGFYRPDGGAIRIGDLGYDEVDLHDLRRQFGVVPQEPFLLPGSIHENITYGADPTDAELEQALAVSGADAVVDGLPKGIDTVVGEDGQLLSGGQRQRISIARALLGEPKVLVLDEPTNHLDEAAIGDFLRRLNDLRSTMTVLLISHHRAVTALADHTVELREQAG, via the coding sequence GTGAATCGGATCGTTCGCGACCAACTCGTCGACACGATCCGCCCCTACCGAGGCCGCATCGCCTTGGCCACCGCTCTGTCGATCGTCCAGGCGCTCGCCCTTCTTCCCATTCCGCTCCTCCTCGGGTACGCCTTCGACACCGCACTGCCCGACGAGCGGAAGGGCCTCGTGCTCGGGCTCGCAGCCGGCGTCTCGGCCGCGGTGCTGGTGAGTGGCGCTGCGTCGGTGGTGAGCATGTACTTCCAGATCGGAACCGCGACACGGATCGGGCAGGACCTGCGGGGTGCGCTGATTCGTCGACTGTTCGATGCGCCCCGCACGATGTTCGACCGAAGCCTCGTCGGTGACATCCACGACCGGGTCGTGACCGACAGCCTTCGCGCCGTCGAGATGTTCGGCGCCGCCCTCAACAAGCTGGTGCCCGACATCGTGATCACCGTCGGCGTCGCGATCATTCTCGCGATCCTCGATGTGCAACTGGCACTGGTCACCCTGGGATTCCTCCCGCTCGTGTTGCTCGTCTCCCGATTCATGATCGCCCGCCAGACTCCGGCCACGCGCCACTACCACCAGGTGTTCCGGGAGTTCAGCACCCGCGTCATGAGGATCACCCGGAGCCAGGACCTCATCCGTGTGACCGGCTCAGAGGGACGCGAGTTGACCGCAGGAGACCAGGAGCTCGCGATGCTCACCGGCGCCCACAGTCGGTTCGAGTTCATCGCAGCCGCCCATCGCGCCGCCCAACAGTCGATCATCGGACTCGCCGGTGCCGCGCTGCTCGTCGCCGGAGGGGCCGCAGTCATCGACACCTCGATGACCCTCGGCGAGCTCCTCGCGTTCTACGCCGCTTTTGCGATGCTACGCGGACCCGCCGGGCGGTCGGCGGGCGCCTACAGCGAGCTCATCAGCGGCTGGCACGCCTACCAACGGGTGATCGACTTCCTCCATGATCCCTCATCCCGCCCGTATCACGGCACACGTGCGGCCGATGCCGGAGACGAATTCTCGTTCCACGACGTGAGCTTCGGCTACACCGATGACACACAGGTGGTCGACCGACTCTCGTTCACGATGACACCGGGATCGGTGACCGCGTTGATCGGGCCCAACGGATCGGGGAAGAGCACGGTCGTCAGTCTGCTCCTGGGCTTCTACCGGCCCGATGGCGGCGCGATCCGAATCGGCGACCTCGGCTACGACGAGGTCGATCTCCATGACTTGCGCCGCCAGTTCGGCGTCGTGCCCCAGGAGCCGTTCCTCCTACCGGGCTCGATCCACGAGAACATCACCTACGGCGCCGACCCGACCGATGCCGAACTCGAGCAGGCCCTCGCCGTTTCCGGTGCCGATGCCGTGGTCGACGGCCTACCGAAGGGCATCGACACCGTGGTCGGCGAAGACGGCCAACTCCTCTCCGGCGGCCAGCGACAGCGAATCTCGATCGCCCGTGCCCTGCTCGGCGAGCCCAAGGTCCTGGTCCTCGACGAGCCGACGAACCATCTCGACGAAGCGGCGATCGGCGACTTCCTCCGGCGTCTCAACGATCTGCGATCGACGATGACGGTCCTCTTGATCAGCCATCACCGCGCCGTCACGGCCCTGGCCGATCACACCGTCGAGCTACGGGAACAGGCGGGCTGA